The Chelonia mydas isolate rCheMyd1 chromosome 3, rCheMyd1.pri.v2, whole genome shotgun sequence genome includes a region encoding these proteins:
- the CAPN11 gene encoding calpain-11: MMPFGGIASRLQRDRLRAEGVGEHSNAVKYLNQDYDTLKQECLERGSLFEDPQFPAVPSALGFKELGPNSGKTQGVRWKRPSDIVGDPQFIVGGATRTDICQGALGDCWLLAAIGSLTLNEDLLHRVVPHGQSFQEDYAGIFHFQIWQFGEWVDVVVDDRLPTKDGELVFVHSAECSEFWSALLEKAYAKLNGSYESLSGGSTTEGFEDFTGGVSEMYDLKRPPRNLPRIIHKALDRGSLLGCSIDITSAFDMEAVTFKKLVKGHAYSVTGFTEVEYRGRQEQLIRIRNPWGQVEWTGAWCDGSSEWDNVDPSQREELQLKMEDGEFWMAFKDFMREFSRLEICNLTPDALDKDGLSKWHTTLFEGSWRRGSTAGGCRNHAATFWINPQFKIKLLEEDDDPEDDEVACSFLVALMQKHRRKERKVGGDMHTIGFAVYEVPEEARGCQNVHLKKEFFLRNQSRARSETFINLREVSNKIRLPPGEYLIVPSTFEPHKESDFVLRVFTEKQSDTEELDEEITADLPDEEEISEDDVDSSFRNMFQQLAGEDMEISVFELKTILNRVITRHKDLKTDGFSMESCRNMVNLMDKDGSARLGLVEFQILWNKIRSWLTIFRNHDLDSSGTMSSYEMRMALESAGFKLNNKLHQVVVARYADADVGVDFDNFVCCLVKLEAMFRFFRSMDAEGTGTAVMNLTEWLLLTMCG; encoded by the exons ATGATGCCCTTCGGGGGAATTGCCTCCCGGCTGCAGAGAGACCGGCTGCGAGCGGAGGGGGTGGGTGAGCACAGCAATGCTGTCAAGTACCTGAACCAGGACTACGACACCCTGAAGCAGGAGTGCCTGGAGCGTGGCAGTCTCTTCGAGGACCCCCAGTTCCCAGCTGTCCCCTCCGCCCTCGGCTTCAAGGAGCTGGGGCCAAACTCTGGCAAGACCCAGGGGGTACGCTGGAAGCGCCCATCG GATATCGTGGGGGACCCTCAGTTTATTGTTGGAGGCGCCACGAGGACGGACATCTGCCAGGGGGCTTTGG GTGACTGCTGGCTGTTGGCTGCCATTGGTTCCCTCACCCTCAACGAGGATCTCCTGCACCGCGTGGTGCCCCATGGGCAGAGCTTCCAGGAGGACTATGCTGGAATCTTCCACTTCCAG atCTGGCAGTTCGGCGAGTGGGTGGACGTGGTGGTTGACGACCGGTTACCAACCAAGGACGGGGAGCTGGTGTTTGTGCACTCGGCAGAGTGCTCCGAGTTCTGGAGTGCCCTGCTGGAGAAGGCCTATGCCAA ACTGAACGGCTCCTATGAGTCCCTGTCAGGGGGTAGCACCACGGAGGGCTTTGAGGACTTCACTGGCGGCGTGTCGGAAATGTACGACCTCAAGCGGCCACCCCGCAACCTACCCAGGATCATCCACAAGGCGCTTGATAGAGGATCCCTGCTTGGCTGCTCCATCGAC ATCACAAGTGCCTTTGATATGGAAGCAGTGACCTTCAAGAAGCTGGTGAAGGGGCATGCCTACTCTGTCACAGGCTTCACTGAG GTGGAGTACCGGGGTCGCCAGGAACAGCTCATTCGCATCAGAAACCCCTGGGGTCAGGTGGAGTGGACCGGAGCCTGGTGCGACGG CTCTTCTGAGTGGGACAACGTGGACCCCTCCCAGAGGGAGGAGCTGCAGCTGAAAATGGAGGATGGTGAGTTCTG GATGGCTTTCAAGGACTTCATGAGGGAATTCTCCAGGTTAGAGATCTGTAATCTGACCCCTGATGCCCTGGACAAGGACGGCCTGAGCAAGTGGCACACGACCCTGTTCGAGGGTTCCTGGCGCCgaggcagcacagcagggggctgcaggaaccACGCAG CCACGTTCTGGATTAACCCCCAGTTCAAGATCAAGCTCCTGGAGGAGGACGATGACCCCGAGGACGATGAGGTGGCCTGCAGTTTCCTGGTGGCCTTGATGCAGAAGCACCGGCGGAAGGAGCGGAAGGTGGGGGGAGACATGCACACGATCGGCTTTGCGGTCTACGAG GTCCCAGAGGAG GCCCGGGGCTGCCAGAACGTGCACCTGAAGAAGGAGTTCTTCCTGCGGAACCAGTCCCGGGCACGCTCAGAGACCTTCATCAACCTCCGGGAGGTTAGCAACAAAATCCGGCTGCCCCCGGGCGAGTACCTCATTGTGCCCTCCACCTTCGAGCCGCACAAGGAGTCCGACTTTGTCCTGCGCGTCTTCACTGAAAAGCAGTCAGACACAGA GGAGCTAGATGAGGAGATCACCGCGGATCTGCCGGATGAG GAAGAGATCTCGGAGGACGACGTGGACAGCTCTTTCAGGAACATGTTCCAGCAGCTTGCAGGAGAG GACATGGAAATCAGCGTCTTCGAGCTCAAGACTATTCTGAACAGAGTCATCACCAGAC acaaAGACCTGAAGACGGACGGGTTCAGTATGGAGTCCTGCCGCAACATGGTCAACCTGATGGAC AAAGATGGCAGCGCCCGCCTTGGCCTTGTGGAATTCCAGATCCTGTGGAACAAGATCCGAAGCTGGCTG ACAATCTTCCGCAACCATGACTTGGACTCGTCAGGCACCATGAGCTCCTATGAGATGCGCATGGCTCTGGAATCAGCTG GCTTCAAGCTGAATAACAAGCTGCACCAGGTTGTGGTAGCACGCTATGCCGATGCAGACGTGGGCGTGGACTTCGATAACTTCGTCTGCTGCCTGGTCAAGCTGGAGGCCATGTTCA GATTCTTCCGCAGCATGGACGCCGAAGGCACCGGCACAGCAGTGATGAACCTGACCGAG tggTTGCTGCTGACGATGTGTGGCTAG